From the Pseudomonadota bacterium genome, the window TAGAACTCGTACTTCTCGATGATCATCGGCTCGCGGCGCGCGGCCTCGACCCATTCGACCATCTGCGGCAGGTTCCAGACGGCATCGACGTAACGCTGCGCGTCCTCCTCGAGCGCCACCTGGTAGGTGCGGAACCGGCTGATCACCGGGCCAAACATCGCGTCCGCGATGGTGAAGTGCCCGAACAACAGCTCGCCGCCCTCGCCGAAGCGCTTGCGGCAGTCGCGCCAGAGCGCCGTGATGCGGTTGACGTCCTCCTGCACGCCCGGGGCGCGGCCGCGGCCGGGAAAGCTCGAGCGGACATTCATCGGCATGTTCTCGCGCACCGCGGCGAAGCCGGAATGCATCTCGGCGCTGACGGCACGCGCCACCGCACGGGCCTCGCGATTCTCCGGCCAGAGCTTCGCCTTGGGGAATTGCTCGAAGAGATATTCCGATATGGCAAGCGAGTCCCAAACCGTCTGTCCGTCGTCGATCAGCGCCGGGACCCGCCCCGAGGGCGAGTGCCGGAGGATCTGCTCGCGGGTCTGCGGCTGATCGAGCGGAACCACGATCTCCTCGAAGGCCTCGCCGGTCGCTTTCAGCACCAGCCAGGGACGCATCGACCAGGATGAATAGTTCTTGTTGCCGAGAACGATCGTGAAGCGGGCCATCGCCCCCTCTGTGCTGGTTGCGCTTGGCCCGCATTAGAGCAAACCGGCGGGTGGGTGCAACCAAGAAGCCGGAGCGCGTTGTTTTTCTGGCCTTTTCACCGACGCGCAAGCGCGCCATTCTCTCCATGCCTACCCGAAACCTGAGCGGAGCCATGCCCGTGCCCACCTCTCTTGCCTCGCGCGCCGGGGCCGACACGATCCCCATCGTCCCGGTCAAGAAGGGGCGGCTCCGGGATTTCCTCAAGGACAAGCCGGCCGGGCTCAAGGCGTGGTTGGAATCGGTGGGCTTCACCGCCGAGCCCGGCAGCGTGGCCCTCGTGCCTGGCCGTGACCATCGGCTGCGCCAGGTCTTGGTCGGCGTCGAATCGCCAGGGCATATCTGGGCCTATGGCGATTTGCCGACCAAGCTCCCGGCCAAGCAC encodes:
- a CDS encoding glutathione S-transferase family protein — its product is MARFTIVLGNKNYSSWSMRPWLVLKATGEAFEEIVVPLDQPQTREQILRHSPSGRVPALIDDGQTVWDSLAISEYLFEQFPKAKLWPENREARAVARAVSAEMHSGFAAVRENMPMNVRSSFPGRGRAPGVQEDVNRITALWRDCRKRFGEGGELLFGHFTIADAMFGPVISRFRTYQVALEEDAQRYVDAVWNLPQMVEWVEAARREPMIIEKYEF